A region of the Haemophilus parainfluenzae genome:
CTTTGATGAACAGGACTTCAATTATAGTGCGCGCTCAATCGAAAGCATTATTGATACAATCAAAATCCAATCGCCAAAAATGGGAACACAGGCGCAAGAGTTGATTGCTTTCAATAACGGCACTTTAAACCGCACTACGTTAGAGTTCTTGCCCCATTATCGGGAAAATTGGTTAATGTCTTATATTCCGCATGAATATCTAAATTCAGCGCAAAATACACCATATTTTGATAAGTGGTTAGAGTTCGTAAGCAGTGGTAAAGAAAGCAAAAAGAACGCTATTCTAGCAGCTTTATACGCAGTTTTAACTAATCGCAACGACTGGCAATTATTCTTTGAAGTAACAGGCGATGGTGGTAGTGGAAAATCTGTTTTTGCTAATATTGCCACGTTATTGGCTGGTGAGCAGAACACAGAAAGCGGGCGTTTAGTGGATTTAGATGAACCGCGCGGGCGAGAAAGCTTTGTAGGTAAAACTTTGCTAATTTGCCCTGAACAATCGCGTTATGGTGGTGATGGTGGTGGATTGAAAAGTATTACAGGGGGCGACCCTGTGAATATTGACCCAAAACACCGCACTAAATTTAAAGCGGTTATTCCGGCAGTAGTCTTAATCGTTAATAACGAGGCGACTAGATTTACAGAGCGTAGCGGTGGGATTGAGCGAAGAAGGGTAATCTTTCACTTTGACAAAGTAGTACCTGAAAACGAGCGAGATCCTAATTTCATGGATAAGATTGAGAGGGAAGTAGGGGGTATTATTTACAAACTAATACATAACTTTGAACAACCTGAAACCGCTAAGGCTGCTTTAAAAGAGCAACAAACAAGTGATGAGGCCTTGGAAATAAAAAGCGAATCTGACCACATCACCGAATTTTGCGGATATTTCTATACTACGCCACAGAATGACGGCTTGTATATAGGAAATGCGAATCAAGTCAATAAGTCAAAAACGCATCTTTATCCGGCATACTTAGCCTTTGCTGTAGCGAGCGGCATTACAAATACCCTTACTTTGAGAAATTTCTCAAATTCATTAAAGCAAGGATTTGCTCAACATAAAAATAAATTTGAGTTCTCTAAGGTTAAGGGAAAATATGGATATCGCTCCAATGTTCACTTCAAAAACTATGAAGAGTTCCAAAATGAGTTCAATTCATAAACCAGGAAAAGGGGGCGAAAGCCCCTTTTTTTATGCTTTTTTCTTAAAAGGTGAACAATTAGGGTGAACAATAATGTTCACCTATTCACCCGTAACTATATGAAATAAAAAGTTAAATTGACAAGGTGAACAGGTGAACCAATTTTTGTAATATTTTTTACACGCCGCTAATTCACACGCTTTCTTTTTCGCATTGCTCCACAAAATCACTCCATAATTGCATCACAGGGCGGCGGAGTTCTACATAATCGTAACGGTTATATGCCTGACTTGTTTTATTCCCAATGCTATGAGCAAGACAACTTTCAGCAATACGGAAATCAACTTGCTGATTTTCTAAAAACGTTCTAGCTATCGATCTCAATCCGTGAGCATCTTGAATCCCTTTGTAACCTATTTTTCTCAATGCGTTAGCAATTAGTTCTTTACTGGCTGATTGGTTAGGTTTGTGGTAGTGAGAAAATACGAATTTGTCATCACCTGTTATAGGTTTCAATTCTTTCAGAATATCCATCATTAAAGACGAGAGAGGAACAATGTGCGGAAATGCCCCTTGTCTTGTTTTTTTCATTTTTTCGGCTGGGATAGTCCATAACTTTTTATCAAAATCAATTTCAGACCATTCAACAGAAACCGCCTCGGCCGGACGAACCATTGAAAGTAATTGCCAGCGGAACAAAACCTTTGTTAGATAATCCCTGTTTGAATTTTTGAAGTCTTGTAATAGTTTCGGTAGTTCTTCCGGTTTGATTGCTGGGTGATGTTTTTGAGGCTCTTTATGGTAAGCATCAGATGCTTTCAAGCAAGAATTAAACGAAATCAATCCGATTGTTACCGCATAATTTAAAATCTGGTTAGCGAGGTTTAATAAACGGTGCAGCGTATCATTGAAACCTTTTTCATTTAATTGACGAACAGTTTTAATCAGTAAAGGGGAAGAGATCTTATCAATAGGATAATTTCCAAGAGTAGGGAATAGATAATTTTCTAATCTTGCCCAATTCTTTTCCATTGTCATAGGCTCAATTTCTTTACTTCTTTTTTCTTTCCAAAGTAAAGCGACTTTATAGAAAGTATTTTCGTTCTGACCGTTTTTAATTAGTTCTTGTTCTTTTATGTATTCTTGCGGATCGATGCTTTGAGCAAGTAGGGCGCGATATTCTTCACGTTTTTGACGAGCTTGCGCAAGTGTTATAGCTGGATAAGTTCCAATAGTAAAAGATGTGCGCTTATTTGTTACTGGGTGATAATAATTAAAAATCCAAGCCTTAGCACCAGTAGGCTTAATGCGTAAAAAAAGACCGTTACCATCACTTAGATTGTATTCTTTATCCTTTGTTTTCGCTTTATCTACTTCGGTATTTGTGAGCGGTTTAGTAACACGAGGCATCATTTTTCCTTGGTTTTAGTAACAAGATTTTTCGAAGTTTATCACCTTGTTACTAAACTTGTTACTAAAAAACGCGGTTAAAGACAATTAAATCTGATTGGTTGCGATAAGTAAAAGGGCTGAAAAGCCTTGAAAACACTAGGGAAAACAAAACCCCGCGAGTAGTTTCGCGGGGCTGTGTTTAGGGTAAATGGTGCGACTAGCTGGACTCGAACCAGTGACCCCCACCATGTCAAGGTGGTGCTCTAACCAACTGAGCTATAGTCGCGTAAAAGATGTGGCAGATGATAAACAGTTTTAATGATGAAAACAAGGGGATTTGTTTCAAGTTAAATTTAGCTGCTAAAAAAATAACCAAAATTTGTTGCAAAAACTCTCAGTGCTTGTTTTGATTTTGCGGTGGTTTAAGCGTATAATGCGCAGCGTTTTTTATCTCGGATGATCCGAAATTTAAAAAAATCTTATTAAAATTGTAACCATTTG
Encoded here:
- a CDS encoding tyrosine-type recombinase/integrase; the encoded protein is MPRVTKPLTNTEVDKAKTKDKEYNLSDGNGLFLRIKPTGAKAWIFNYYHPVTNKRTSFTIGTYPAITLAQARQKREEYRALLAQSIDPQEYIKEQELIKNGQNENTFYKVALLWKEKRSKEIEPMTMEKNWARLENYLFPTLGNYPIDKISSPLLIKTVRQLNEKGFNDTLHRLLNLANQILNYAVTIGLISFNSCLKASDAYHKEPQKHHPAIKPEELPKLLQDFKNSNRDYLTKVLFRWQLLSMVRPAEAVSVEWSEIDFDKKLWTIPAEKMKKTRQGAFPHIVPLSSLMMDILKELKPITGDDKFVFSHYHKPNQSASKELIANALRKIGYKGIQDAHGLRSIARTFLENQQVDFRIAESCLAHSIGNKTSQAYNRYDYVELRRPVMQLWSDFVEQCEKESV
- a CDS encoding phage/plasmid primase, P4 family, producing the protein MARLINAPHLADQPHEPYSDLFVLAGSKAWQAWDNGKGEEWLLLCSLVDGLESNQKPVILGENQLDNISSTRIAKEDQQLVKIAQYGELKQEEITEICQNLAKNTSAREVKLIDAAAQVKEDLSSYIQRLRTDKKAADLADQLAPPEKLKENDGVNKKARALTKWLNMDLALNPKDRELYRYDGISWQLVDKFEFLDNAVTFFDEQDFNYSARSIESIIDTIKIQSPKMGTQAQELIAFNNGTLNRTTLEFLPHYRENWLMSYIPHEYLNSAQNTPYFDKWLEFVSSGKESKKNAILAALYAVLTNRNDWQLFFEVTGDGGSGKSVFANIATLLAGEQNTESGRLVDLDEPRGRESFVGKTLLICPEQSRYGGDGGGLKSITGGDPVNIDPKHRTKFKAVIPAVVLIVNNEATRFTERSGGIERRRVIFHFDKVVPENERDPNFMDKIEREVGGIIYKLIHNFEQPETAKAALKEQQTSDEALEIKSESDHITEFCGYFYTTPQNDGLYIGNANQVNKSKTHLYPAYLAFAVASGITNTLTLRNFSNSLKQGFAQHKNKFEFSKVKGKYGYRSNVHFKNYEEFQNEFNS